A genomic stretch from Lathyrus oleraceus cultivar Zhongwan6 chromosome 2, CAAS_Psat_ZW6_1.0, whole genome shotgun sequence includes:
- the LOC127121032 gene encoding photosystem I P700 chlorophyll a apoprotein A1, which yields MLAGLFVCVVRKEEDSMIIRSPEPKVQILADPEVKILVDRDPIKTSFEQWAKPGHFSRTIAKGPDTTTWIWNLHADAHDFDSHTSDLEEISRKVFSAHFGQLSIIFLWLSGMYFHGARFSNYEAWLNDPTHIRPSAQVVWPIVGQEILNGDVGGGFRGIQITSGFFQIWRASGITSELQLYCTAIGALVFAALMLFAGWFHYHKAAPKLVWFQDVESMLNHHLAGLLGLGSLSWAGHQVHVSLPINQFLNAGVDPKEIPLPHEFILNRDLLAQLYPSFAEGATPFFTLNWSKYADFLTFRGGLDPLTGGLWLTDIAHHHLAIAILFLIAGHMYRTNWGIGHGIKDILEAHKGPFTGQGHKGLYEILTTSWHAQLSINLAMLGSLTIIVAHHMYAMPPYPYLATDYGTQLSLFTHHMWIGGFLIVGAAAHAAIFMVRDYDPTTRYNDLLDRVLRHRDAIISHLNWVCIFLGFHSFGLYIHNDTMSALGRPQDMFSDTAIQLQPVFAQWIQNTHALAPGTTAPGATTSTSLTWGGGDLVSVGGKVALLPIPLGTADFLVHHIHAFTIHVTVLILLKGVLFARSSRLIPDKANLGFRFPCDGPGRGGTCQVSAWDHVFLGLFWMYNAISVVIFHFSWKMQSDVWGSINDQGVVTHITGGNFAQSSITINGWLRDFLWAQASQVIQSYGSSLSAYGLFFLGAHFVWAFSLMFLFSGRGYWQELIESIVWAHNKLKVAPATQPRALSIVQGRAVGVTHYLLGGIATTWAFFLARIIAVG from the coding sequence ATGTTGGCGGGTCTCTTTGTATGTGTTGTCCGGAAAGAGGAGGACTCAATGATTATTCGTTCGCCGGAACCAAAAGTCCAAATTTTGGCAGATCCAGAAGTCAAAATTTTGGTAGATAGGGATCCCATAAAAACGTCTTTCGAGCAATGGGCAAAACCTGGTCATTTCTCAAGAACAATAGCTAAGGGACCTGATACTACTACTTGGATCTGGAACCTACATGCTGATGCTCATGATTTCGATAGCCATACTAGTGATTTAGAGGAGATTTCCCGAAAAGTATTTAGTGCTCATTTCGGCCAACTCTCCATTATCTTTCTTTGGCTGAGTGGCATGTATTTCCATGGTGCTCGTTTTTCCAATTATGAAGCATGGCTAAATGATCCTACTCACATTCGACCTAGTGCCCAAGTGGTTTGGCCAATAGTAGGCCAAGAAATATTGAATGGTGATGTAGGGGGAGGTTTCCGCGGAATACAAATAACCTCTGGTTTTTTTCAGATTTGGCGAGCATCTGGAATAACTAGTGAATTACAACTCTATTGTACTGCAATCGGTGCGTTGGTCTTTGCAGCCTTAATGCTTTTTGCTGGTTGGTTTCATTATCACAAAGCTGCTCCAAAATTGGTTTGGTTTCAAGATGTAGAATCCATGTTGAATCACCATTTGGCAGGTCTACTAGGACTTGGGTCTCTTTCTTGGGCGGGGCATCAAGTACATGTATCTTTACCAATTAACCAATTTCTAAATGCTGGAGTAGATCCCAAAGAGATCCCACTTCCTCATGAATTTATCTTGAATCGGGATCTTTTGGCTCAACTTTATCCAAGTTTTGCTGAGGGAGCAACCCCATTTTTTACCTTGAATTGGTCAAAATACGCGGACTTTCTTACTTTTCGTGGAGGATTAGACCCACTAACTGGTGGTCTATGGCTGACTGATATTGCACATCATCATTTAGCTATTGCAATTCTTTTTCTCATTGCGGGTCATATGTATAGAACTAACTGGGGTATTGGTCATGGTATAAAAGATATTTTAGAAGCCCATAAAGGTCCATTTACAGGCCAGGGTCATAAAGGTCTATATGAGATCCTAACAACGTCATGGCATGCTCAATTATCTATTAACCTAGCTATGTTAGGCTCTTTGACCATTATTGTAGCTCACCATATGTATGCTATGCCTCCTTATCCATACCTAGCTACTGACTATGGTACACAACTGTCATTGTTCACACATCACATGTGGATTGGGGGCTTTCTCATAGTTGGTGCTGCTGCACATGCAGCCATTTTTATGGTAAGAGACTATGATCCAACTACTCGATACAACGATCTATTAGATCGTGTTCTTAGACATCGTGATGCAATCATATCACATCTCAACTGGGTGTGTATATTTTTAGGCTTTCACAGTTTTGGGTTGTATATTCATAATGATACCATGAGTGCTTTAGGGCGCCCTCAAGATATGTTTTCAGATACCGCTATACAATTACAACCTGTCTTTGCTCAATGGATACAAAATACCCATGCTTTAGCACCTGGCACAACAGCCCCTGGTGCAACAACAAGCACCAGTTTGACTTGGGGCGGTGGTGATTTAGTGTCAGTGGGCGGCAAAGTAGCTTTGTTACCTATTCCATTAGGAACTGCAGATTTTTTGGTACATCATATTCATGCATTTACAATTCATGTGACGGTATTGATACTCCTAAAAGGTGTTCTATTTGCTCGTAGCTCACGATTGATACCGGATAAAGCAAATCTTGGTTTTCGGTTCCCTTGTGATGGCCCTGGAAGAGGGGGGACATGCCAAGTATCCGCTTGGGATCATGTCTTCCTAGGATTATTTTGGATGTACAATGCAATTTCTGTAGTAATATTCCATTTCAGTTGGAAAATGCAGTCAGATGTTTGGGGAAGTATAAATGATCAAGGAGTAGTAACTCATATCACAGGAGGAAACTTTGCGCAGAGTTCGATTACCATTAATGGGTGGCTTCGCGATTTCTTATGGGCGCAGGCATCCCAGGTAATTCAGTCTTATGGTTCCTCATTATCTGCATATGGTCTTTTTTTCTTAGGCGCCCATTTTGTATGGGCTTTTAGTTTAATGTTTCTATTCAGCGGGCGTGGTTATTGGCAAGAACTTATTGAATCCATCGTTTGGGCTCATAATAAATTAAAAGTTGCTCCTGCTACTCAGCCTAGAGCCTTGAGCATTGTACAGGGACGTGCTGTAGGAGTAACACATTACCTTCTGGGTGGAATTGCCACAACGTGGGCATTCTTCTTAGCAAGAATTATTGCAGTAGGATAA